Proteins encoded together in one Microbacterium oxydans window:
- a CDS encoding FecCD family ABC transporter permease, with product MSRLGGLVIALAVLFLAALLSLMVGARALPPATVLAALFDFDGSDAQAIVRDSRLPRTVVGLVVGPALGVCGALIQAFTRNPLADPGILGVNAGATFAVTMGVGLLGVRAPNAYVWFALIGALAVTLIVYLIGAAGRGGPSPGRMTLAGVAIGAVLSGITSIVMLKNMEVFSTLRLWGLGSLGGRDESAVALIAPFIAVGLIIALLIARPLNAIALGDDLGRTLGAGLVRTRIVSIVAVTVLAGGATALAGPIAFIGLMVPHAVRWFTGPDQRWIIVYSAILAPSMLLLSDVIGRVVLPTGELQVSIVTAVVGAPVLIALARRRKVSGL from the coding sequence GTGTCCCGTCTGGGTGGACTGGTCATCGCGCTGGCCGTCCTGTTCCTCGCAGCGTTGCTGAGTCTCATGGTCGGTGCGCGGGCCCTGCCCCCGGCGACCGTGCTGGCCGCGCTGTTCGACTTCGACGGCTCCGACGCGCAGGCGATCGTCCGTGACTCCCGTCTGCCACGCACGGTCGTCGGCCTCGTCGTCGGGCCGGCGCTCGGTGTGTGCGGAGCGCTGATCCAGGCGTTCACCCGCAATCCGCTCGCCGATCCGGGCATCCTCGGGGTGAACGCCGGAGCGACGTTCGCCGTGACGATGGGAGTGGGTCTTCTCGGCGTGCGCGCGCCGAACGCCTATGTCTGGTTCGCCCTGATCGGGGCCCTCGCGGTGACCCTGATCGTCTATCTGATCGGCGCGGCCGGCCGCGGCGGTCCGTCTCCCGGCCGCATGACGCTCGCGGGCGTCGCGATCGGCGCGGTTCTCAGCGGCATCACGTCGATCGTGATGCTCAAGAACATGGAGGTCTTCAGCACGCTGCGGCTGTGGGGGCTGGGCAGTCTCGGCGGTCGCGATGAGAGCGCGGTCGCCCTGATCGCCCCGTTCATCGCGGTCGGCCTGATCATCGCCCTCCTCATCGCGCGTCCGCTCAATGCCATCGCCCTCGGAGACGACCTCGGCCGGACGCTCGGCGCCGGCCTCGTGCGCACGCGGATCGTCTCGATCGTCGCCGTGACGGTGCTGGCCGGCGGTGCCACGGCTCTCGCCGGTCCGATCGCGTTCATCGGGCTGATGGTGCCGCATGCCGTGCGGTGGTTCACCGGGCCTGACCAGCGGTGGATCATCGTGTACTCGGCGATCCTCGCTCCGAGCATGCTCCTGCTCTCCGACGTGATCGGTCGTGTGGTGCTCCCCACCGGAGAGCTCCAGGTGAGCATCGTCACCGCCGTCGTCGGCGCTCCGGTGCTGATCGCACTCGCACGCCGCAGGAAGGTGAGCGGACTGTGA
- a CDS encoding AAA family ATPase has translation MDLLRLAGAPGVGKSTTAWAAARRIAADGVASGYIDTDQLGICYPAPDDDADRWALKERALAALAHDFRRAGVDRLVVSGVAWPDDPPPLIDGVSVRSLWLDASEATRRRRLAVRGSSEEQLAQMLSAGTAEAARVNPEWERLGTDGLSASQTVDEVLARWRPSPPIPLSPSSPPGAPRAEAVPGGARHAGTADRVLWITGPRLAGVSRIGWEIVTREWSAGRRTGFIDLAQLSFVWNVDGPAPLANLVGLHAAFREVGADLFVIVAPLDVGPEAVRAALPDSEVSFVRVVPSAADVRRHALFRQRGDGPALAGDDVVGAPAAAVDTILQTSDAQSSLPLREHEVPVVTGGLSPGEAAAAVRRSAEWPSDLRQL, from the coding sequence ATGGATCTTCTCCGACTCGCAGGTGCACCGGGCGTGGGCAAGTCGACGACGGCATGGGCCGCAGCACGGCGCATCGCCGCCGACGGCGTGGCATCCGGTTACATCGACACGGATCAGCTGGGCATATGCTATCCCGCGCCGGACGATGATGCGGATCGGTGGGCGCTCAAGGAACGCGCGCTGGCGGCTCTCGCCCACGATTTCCGGCGGGCGGGTGTGGATCGGCTGGTGGTCTCCGGAGTCGCCTGGCCGGACGACCCGCCACCCCTGATCGACGGTGTCTCCGTGCGGTCACTGTGGCTCGACGCCTCGGAGGCCACGCGCCGCCGACGCCTCGCCGTTCGGGGGAGCAGCGAGGAACAGCTCGCGCAGATGCTCTCCGCAGGCACCGCGGAGGCCGCGCGGGTGAACCCTGAGTGGGAGCGCCTCGGCACCGACGGCCTCTCCGCATCGCAGACCGTCGACGAGGTGCTCGCACGATGGCGGCCGAGCCCACCGATCCCGCTGAGTCCATCGAGCCCACCGGGGGCTCCTCGCGCCGAGGCCGTGCCCGGCGGGGCACGGCACGCGGGGACGGCGGATCGCGTGCTGTGGATCACCGGTCCGCGATTGGCGGGTGTCTCTCGTATCGGCTGGGAGATCGTGACCCGGGAGTGGAGCGCGGGGCGGCGCACGGGATTCATCGATCTCGCGCAGCTGTCGTTCGTGTGGAACGTCGACGGGCCGGCGCCCCTGGCGAACCTCGTCGGCCTGCACGCGGCGTTCCGTGAGGTCGGTGCCGACCTCTTCGTGATCGTGGCGCCCCTCGATGTCGGACCGGAGGCCGTGCGTGCGGCCCTGCCGGACTCCGAGGTGTCATTCGTGCGGGTCGTGCCCTCCGCCGCTGATGTCCGCCGGCATGCGCTGTTCCGGCAGCGGGGAGACGGACCGGCCCTCGCCGGCGACGACGTCGTCGGTGCGCCGGCGGCCGCGGTGGACACCATCCTCCAGACGTCCGACGCGCAATCGTCGTTGCCGCTGCGGGAGCACGAGGTCCCCGTCGTGACGGGAGGTCTCTCGCCCGGAGAGGCGGCTGCCGCGGTGCGGCGGTCGGCAGAGTGGCCGTCGGATCTGCGGCAGCTCTGA
- a CDS encoding ABC transporter substrate-binding protein — MSRLHRRAPRTLIALTALVLAASSLAACSASSDAASGPSEQASSGSYPVTVEHVYGETTIDERPERIVTLGWYSQDVVAALGEVPVGVEDFTWGNVDTYLPWFKDRVEELGGELPEIIEFTDAGEYDFEQILALAPDVILANHSGISETDYKRLTEIAPTVAFAESTWASDREQLTLSVGSVLGKEDEAQKLLDESDAAIEAAADAHPEFQGIVFSYGWFLAEGETSLGLYLPRDPRVPLLEQLGFEYSPDIAALEDTTKEFYANVSLEELGDIESQFHIGWSNTPEDVEHTIADPLVSRWAPIAAGSSYFFEDQRLAWATTAPSVLSIPSTIDDLADALAGAVPAN, encoded by the coding sequence ATGTCCCGTCTGCACCGGCGTGCGCCGCGTACCCTGATCGCGCTCACCGCGCTCGTGCTGGCCGCCTCGTCCTTGGCCGCCTGCTCCGCGAGCTCGGATGCGGCCTCCGGTCCGTCCGAACAGGCCTCGTCGGGCTCCTACCCCGTCACCGTCGAGCACGTCTACGGCGAGACGACCATCGACGAGAGGCCCGAGCGCATCGTCACGCTCGGCTGGTACTCGCAGGATGTCGTCGCGGCGCTCGGAGAGGTCCCGGTCGGAGTCGAGGACTTCACGTGGGGCAACGTCGACACCTACCTCCCGTGGTTCAAGGATCGGGTCGAGGAGCTCGGTGGCGAGCTGCCCGAGATCATCGAGTTCACGGACGCCGGCGAGTACGACTTCGAGCAGATCCTCGCCCTCGCCCCCGACGTGATCCTCGCCAACCACTCGGGCATCTCCGAGACCGACTACAAGCGGCTCACGGAGATCGCGCCGACCGTCGCGTTCGCGGAGTCGACGTGGGCATCGGATCGCGAGCAGCTGACGCTCTCGGTCGGCTCCGTGCTCGGCAAGGAGGACGAGGCGCAGAAGCTCCTCGACGAATCGGACGCCGCGATCGAGGCCGCCGCCGACGCGCACCCGGAGTTCCAGGGCATCGTCTTCTCGTACGGGTGGTTCCTCGCCGAGGGCGAGACCTCCCTCGGGCTCTACCTGCCGCGTGACCCGCGGGTGCCGCTCCTCGAGCAGCTGGGCTTCGAGTACTCGCCGGACATCGCCGCACTCGAGGACACCACGAAGGAGTTCTACGCCAACGTGAGCCTCGAGGAACTCGGCGACATCGAGTCGCAGTTCCACATCGGCTGGAGCAACACCCCGGAGGACGTGGAACACACCATCGCGGACCCGCTGGTCTCCCGCTGGGCACCGATCGCCGCCGGCTCCTCCTACTTCTTCGAGGATCAGCGCCTCGCCTGGGCGACGACGGCTCCGAGCGTGCTGAGCATCCCCTCCACGATCGATGACCTCGCCGACGCGCTGGCCGGCGCGGTTCCCGCCAACTGA
- a CDS encoding helix-turn-helix transcriptional regulator, with amino-acid sequence MPGTTSEDLAAHREQVFPDQHFEEHAHTADQLAWVPGGAHIRVGDSRWRLHGDHFAWVPALAEHEMRMAGAEEMFSLYLSPGLRIPQARWSRPLALPVDPVAGAIVRNLCTAEADAERLQASLALLLNILENTEESFDTLAVPADPRARTVAEGILADPGDHRELDDWARQLLVSTKTLQRSFQSETGLTFGQWRTRARLYAAERLIVDGCTVQEASDLSGYATPTGFIKAFRQLFGSTPAAYARAKRGQRPAHARRREAR; translated from the coding sequence GTGCCTGGAACGACATCCGAAGATCTTGCCGCCCATCGCGAGCAGGTGTTCCCCGATCAGCACTTCGAAGAGCATGCGCACACGGCGGATCAGCTCGCCTGGGTGCCGGGCGGTGCCCACATCCGGGTCGGTGATTCGCGCTGGCGTCTGCACGGCGACCACTTCGCGTGGGTGCCCGCGCTCGCCGAGCACGAGATGCGGATGGCGGGCGCGGAGGAGATGTTCAGCCTGTACCTCTCCCCCGGGCTGCGCATCCCCCAGGCGCGGTGGAGCAGGCCGCTCGCTCTGCCCGTCGATCCGGTCGCGGGCGCGATCGTGCGGAACCTGTGCACCGCGGAGGCCGATGCGGAGCGGCTCCAGGCATCCCTCGCGCTTCTGCTGAACATCCTCGAGAACACCGAGGAGAGCTTCGACACGCTCGCCGTCCCGGCCGACCCGCGCGCTCGCACCGTCGCCGAGGGCATCCTCGCCGACCCGGGTGACCATCGCGAGCTGGACGACTGGGCACGACAGCTCCTCGTCAGCACGAAGACGCTGCAGCGTTCCTTCCAGAGCGAGACCGGACTCACGTTCGGGCAATGGCGGACCCGCGCCCGGCTGTACGCGGCAGAACGGCTCATCGTCGACGGATGCACCGTTCAGGAGGCGTCCGACCTGAGCGGGTACGCGACCCCCACGGGGTTCATCAAGGCGTTCCGGCAGCTGTTCGGCTCGACGCCCGCCGCCTACGCCCGCGCGAAGCGTGGTCAGCGCCCTGCCCACGCGCGCCGTCGGGAGGCGCGCTGA
- a CDS encoding inositol monophosphatase family protein, producing MTVSPHADDLRRDLDLALRLADAADGQSLPRFDASDLEISTKADNSHVTDADLATERAIRDILAAERPEDGIFGEEFGAEGSTHRQWIIDPIDGTANFLRGVPLWGTMISLAIDGVPQVGVVSMPALGRRWWASSGAGAWTATEDGPRALQTSSVSSLDDASVSFQSIAQWSDAGRLDTLLAIAARVWRDRAYGDVYSYMLLAEGRVDMVAEFGVKEYDIAAAVAIVREAGGRMTAADGTETISARSTLATNGRLHEDFLTLMND from the coding sequence GTGACCGTCTCCCCCCACGCCGATGACCTGCGCCGAGATCTCGACCTCGCACTCCGCCTCGCCGATGCCGCCGACGGCCAGTCGCTTCCGCGGTTCGATGCCTCCGACCTCGAGATCTCGACCAAGGCCGACAACTCGCACGTGACGGATGCCGACCTCGCCACCGAGCGGGCGATCCGCGACATCCTCGCGGCGGAACGCCCCGAGGACGGGATCTTCGGCGAGGAGTTCGGCGCGGAGGGAAGCACGCACCGCCAGTGGATCATCGATCCGATCGACGGCACGGCCAATTTCCTCCGCGGCGTCCCGCTGTGGGGCACCATGATCTCGCTCGCGATCGACGGCGTCCCCCAGGTCGGCGTCGTCAGCATGCCGGCGCTCGGCCGCCGCTGGTGGGCTTCCTCGGGAGCAGGCGCCTGGACCGCCACTGAGGACGGTCCCCGTGCGCTGCAGACCTCCTCCGTGTCCTCGCTCGACGACGCCAGCGTGAGCTTCCAGAGCATCGCGCAGTGGTCGGATGCCGGGCGCCTCGACACCCTGCTCGCTATCGCGGCACGGGTGTGGCGCGATCGCGCCTACGGGGATGTCTACTCGTACATGCTGCTCGCAGAGGGGCGGGTCGACATGGTCGCGGAGTTCGGCGTCAAGGAGTACGACATCGCCGCGGCGGTCGCGATCGTCCGGGAAGCCGGCGGCCGGATGACGGCTGCCGACGGCACCGAGACGATCTCGGCGCGCTCGACACTGGCAACCAACGGCAGGCTCCACGAAGACTTCCTGACGCTCATGAACGACTGA
- a CDS encoding FecCD family ABC transporter permease translates to MNAATTDDRSRLMTVRVGDVLWRLEVRTLVIRSVLVALLIALGVATLMVGTFQLDLSQVLSALTGGGEDNVRKLVVEWRLPRLLFAVLGGIALGVSGAIFQSLTRNPLGSPDVIGFDAGSYTGALVVMLVLGSTSYALIASGAVLGGVLTALVVYLLAYRGGIQGFRFIIVGIGVSAFLVGINSYLLISTGAQEARAAVAWGFGSFSALGYEQLLPFTLALVVILPLVAVARRGFAQLELGDDAAKALGVHVERRRLTMTVLGVALTAIVTAAAGPIAFVALVAPQVARRLVRSPGLDLPSAGIVGAVLLLGADFIGQRINITVGLVTVVLGGGYFAWLLIREGFRR, encoded by the coding sequence GTGAACGCCGCTACGACCGACGACCGCTCCCGTCTGATGACCGTTCGGGTGGGCGACGTCCTCTGGCGTCTCGAGGTGCGCACCCTCGTGATCCGATCGGTGCTCGTGGCGCTGCTGATCGCGCTCGGAGTGGCGACGCTCATGGTGGGTACCTTCCAGCTCGACCTCTCCCAGGTGCTGTCGGCCCTCACGGGCGGGGGAGAGGACAACGTCCGCAAGCTCGTCGTCGAATGGCGGCTGCCTCGCCTGCTGTTCGCGGTGCTCGGCGGGATCGCGCTCGGTGTCAGCGGAGCGATCTTCCAGTCCCTCACACGGAACCCCCTGGGAAGCCCGGACGTCATCGGCTTCGACGCGGGGTCGTACACCGGCGCCCTCGTGGTGATGCTGGTCCTCGGCAGCACGTCGTACGCGCTCATCGCGTCCGGGGCGGTGCTCGGGGGAGTGCTGACCGCGTTGGTGGTCTACCTGCTCGCTTATCGGGGCGGGATCCAGGGGTTCCGATTCATCATCGTCGGCATCGGCGTCTCGGCGTTCCTGGTCGGGATCAACAGCTACCTGCTCATCAGCACGGGCGCCCAGGAAGCTCGCGCCGCCGTCGCGTGGGGCTTCGGCTCGTTCTCCGCCCTCGGCTACGAGCAACTGCTGCCGTTCACGCTCGCGCTCGTGGTGATCCTTCCGCTGGTCGCGGTGGCGCGTCGGGGCTTCGCGCAGCTCGAACTCGGCGACGATGCCGCCAAGGCGCTGGGCGTGCACGTCGAACGCCGGCGCCTGACCATGACGGTGCTGGGGGTGGCGCTGACCGCCATCGTCACCGCGGCCGCCGGGCCGATCGCGTTCGTCGCGCTCGTCGCCCCGCAGGTCGCCCGCCGTCTCGTGCGTTCGCCCGGACTCGATCTGCCCAGCGCAGGGATCGTCGGCGCCGTTCTGCTGCTCGGCGCCGACTTCATCGGTCAGCGCATCAACATCACCGTCGGTCTCGTGACCGTCGTCCTCGGCGGAGGCTACTTCGCCTGGTTGCTCATCAGGGAAGGATTCCGTCGATGA
- a CDS encoding ABC transporter ATP-binding protein: MTESPSSRLRAEGVTIGYDRRIISTDLSVSIPDGSFTVIVGPNACGKSTLLRTLSRLLAPESGQVLLEGKAIHSYRAKEVARRVGLLPQSSLAPDGIRVADLVGRGRYPHQTLLRPWTDADTVAVDAAMAATGVTELSGRLVDELSGGQRQRVWVAMVLAQQTPLLLLDEPTTFLDIAHQIELLELFTDLHDDGSTLVAVLHDLNHAARYATHLIAMKDGAVVAEGRPDDVVTAELVEEVFGLPCVVVPDPITGKPSVVPIGRDRSRRTR, from the coding sequence ATGACAGAGTCGCCGTCCAGCCGTCTGCGAGCCGAAGGCGTCACCATCGGCTACGACCGCCGGATCATCTCCACCGATCTCTCGGTCTCGATCCCGGACGGATCGTTCACCGTGATCGTGGGGCCGAACGCCTGCGGCAAGTCGACGCTGCTGCGCACGCTGTCACGCCTGCTGGCGCCGGAGTCGGGGCAGGTGCTGCTCGAAGGCAAGGCGATCCACAGCTATCGGGCGAAGGAGGTCGCACGCCGGGTCGGGCTGCTCCCGCAGAGCTCGCTCGCCCCGGACGGGATCCGCGTGGCCGATCTGGTCGGCCGCGGGCGCTACCCCCATCAGACGCTGCTGCGCCCCTGGACCGACGCGGACACCGTCGCGGTCGACGCGGCCATGGCCGCGACGGGCGTGACCGAGCTCTCCGGGCGCCTCGTCGACGAGCTGTCGGGCGGCCAGCGCCAGCGTGTCTGGGTCGCGATGGTGCTGGCGCAGCAGACGCCGCTGCTGCTGCTGGACGAGCCGACGACCTTCCTCGACATCGCGCATCAGATCGAGCTGCTCGAGCTGTTCACGGACCTGCACGACGACGGCAGCACCCTGGTCGCCGTCCTGCACGACCTGAACCACGCGGCGCGCTACGCCACGCACCTCATCGCCATGAAGGACGGCGCCGTCGTCGCCGAGGGGCGCCCGGACGACGTGGTGACGGCGGAACTGGTCGAGGAGGTCTTCGGGCTGCCGTGCGTCGTCGTCCCCGATCCGATCACCGGCAAGCCCAGCGTCGTGCCGATCGGTCGCGACCGTTCGCGCCGCACGCGCTGA
- a CDS encoding HAD-IC family P-type ATPase: protein MDATSDTLSTGLTDAEVAERVASGKTNAFAADTSRSAWSIVRANVFTLFNGIVFACFLVLFLVGRWQDALFGLAAFANAIIGCIQEFRAKSALDRLALMNAPRALVRRNGAEAEVAPTDVVLDDVLVFRAGEQVPADAVILAARGLQIDESMLTGESDPVEKQPDDEALSGAVVVAGEGTARAIRVGADSYANRFAGEAKRFSLVSSELRSSVNRVLKWVSWVIGPVGLLVLNAQIIVTGGYATVFSSGAWVQAVVNTIAALTAMIPLGLVLMTSIAFAVGASRLARRQVLVNELPAVEGLARVDVVCLDKTGTLTVGEIGFDAAHDLAGLDAEQEQSAAAALAWYAASPDANATARSMRTAYPVASPLVVSGYIPFSSARKWSAVSFTGLPGTWVMGAPEMVFGDAATSTDTELGRTVTSLAETGRRTLVLGHSEHALSEADTEAERLPDGVTAIIVLTFREQVRPDAAQTLQYFARQQVGIRIISGDNPRTVAAIAREVGIDVAEGFDARRLPEDDAELADVLDRETVFGRVTPEQKKRMVTALQSHGHTVAMTGDGVNDALAIKAADIGIAMNSGSPATKAVARLVLLDGQFSHLPDVVAEGRQVIANIERVSMLFLNKTVYATLLALIFGVFVLEFPFLPRQLSITDGLTIGIPAFFLALMPNAARYVPGFLRRSLSFAIPSGIVVALGLTWYTFVARGLGAHEDQLRTGATVILAVVGIWVLAVLARPLNRFKVLVVGAMFVMLIAVFTIPLARQFFVLVDPGEDLAIALTGITIVMIAAIEIVRLLHRRLVLSAPAGPASSPTAYAAPAPRPSAPSAPRVAAAVITTAVAVLAYVFGILAIGFGILIFLGRYDPDVSTSTFSLTGAAIALFGLLVLAVAAGVRRGSGLSRLMLTIFLGLAILLSALVLVLGDRWAWGAAITAAVAALIIVLLWTPPVARGFGRILDSSMGSRGSSGS, encoded by the coding sequence GTGGACGCGACCTCCGACACTCTCTCGACCGGTCTCACGGACGCGGAGGTCGCCGAGCGCGTCGCGTCCGGGAAGACGAACGCGTTCGCGGCGGATACGAGCCGGAGCGCGTGGAGCATCGTGCGCGCGAACGTCTTCACGCTGTTCAACGGGATCGTGTTCGCGTGCTTCCTCGTCCTGTTCCTCGTCGGTCGCTGGCAGGATGCACTCTTCGGGCTCGCCGCCTTCGCCAACGCGATCATCGGGTGCATCCAGGAGTTCCGCGCGAAGTCCGCCCTCGATCGCCTCGCACTGATGAACGCACCGCGCGCTCTGGTGCGGAGGAACGGTGCCGAGGCGGAGGTCGCACCGACGGACGTGGTGCTCGATGACGTGCTGGTGTTCCGGGCCGGCGAGCAGGTTCCGGCGGACGCGGTGATCCTCGCGGCGCGGGGTCTCCAGATCGACGAGTCGATGCTCACCGGCGAGTCGGACCCCGTCGAGAAGCAGCCGGACGACGAGGCGCTGTCCGGTGCGGTGGTCGTGGCAGGAGAGGGGACTGCACGGGCGATCCGCGTGGGGGCGGACTCCTATGCCAACCGCTTCGCCGGAGAGGCCAAGCGCTTCTCTCTCGTGTCGAGCGAGCTCCGCTCCTCGGTGAACCGGGTGCTGAAGTGGGTGAGCTGGGTGATCGGGCCGGTCGGGCTGCTCGTCCTGAACGCGCAGATCATCGTCACCGGGGGATACGCCACGGTGTTCTCCAGCGGCGCCTGGGTGCAGGCGGTGGTGAACACGATCGCCGCGCTGACCGCGATGATCCCGCTCGGCCTGGTGCTCATGACGAGCATCGCCTTCGCCGTGGGAGCCTCGAGGCTGGCGCGCAGGCAGGTGCTCGTCAACGAGCTCCCCGCCGTCGAGGGGCTGGCACGCGTCGACGTCGTCTGCCTCGACAAGACCGGCACCCTCACCGTGGGCGAGATCGGCTTCGACGCCGCTCACGACCTCGCCGGACTCGATGCCGAGCAGGAGCAGAGCGCAGCGGCGGCTCTGGCCTGGTACGCGGCGTCTCCGGACGCGAACGCGACCGCCCGATCGATGCGCACGGCGTATCCGGTCGCGTCTCCGCTCGTCGTCAGCGGCTACATCCCGTTCTCCTCCGCACGCAAGTGGAGCGCGGTGTCCTTCACCGGGCTGCCGGGCACCTGGGTGATGGGGGCGCCGGAGATGGTGTTCGGCGACGCCGCGACATCGACGGACACCGAGCTCGGACGCACGGTCACCTCGCTCGCGGAGACCGGCCGCCGCACGCTGGTCCTCGGTCACTCGGAGCACGCCCTGTCCGAGGCCGACACCGAGGCCGAGCGCCTTCCCGACGGGGTCACGGCGATCATCGTCCTCACCTTCCGCGAGCAGGTGCGCCCGGATGCCGCGCAGACCCTGCAGTACTTCGCGCGCCAGCAGGTCGGCATCCGCATCATCTCCGGAGACAACCCGCGCACGGTGGCGGCCATCGCCCGCGAGGTCGGCATCGACGTCGCCGAGGGCTTCGACGCGCGGCGGCTTCCCGAGGACGACGCCGAGCTCGCAGACGTGCTCGATCGGGAGACGGTGTTCGGGCGGGTCACACCCGAGCAGAAGAAGCGCATGGTCACCGCGCTGCAGAGCCACGGACACACCGTCGCGATGACCGGTGACGGCGTCAACGACGCCCTGGCCATCAAGGCCGCGGACATCGGCATCGCGATGAACTCGGGCTCGCCGGCGACCAAGGCGGTGGCGCGACTGGTGCTGCTGGACGGACAGTTCTCGCACCTGCCGGACGTCGTGGCGGAGGGGCGCCAGGTCATCGCGAACATCGAGCGCGTGTCGATGCTGTTCCTCAACAAGACGGTGTACGCGACCCTGCTCGCGCTGATCTTCGGCGTGTTCGTGCTGGAGTTCCCGTTCCTGCCGCGACAGCTGTCGATCACCGACGGGCTCACCATCGGCATCCCGGCGTTCTTCCTCGCGCTCATGCCGAATGCGGCCCGCTACGTCCCGGGATTCCTCCGCCGCTCGCTGAGCTTCGCGATCCCCTCGGGCATCGTCGTGGCGCTCGGCCTCACCTGGTACACCTTCGTCGCGCGGGGTCTCGGGGCCCATGAGGACCAGCTGCGCACCGGTGCGACCGTGATCCTCGCCGTCGTCGGCATCTGGGTGCTGGCCGTGCTCGCCCGACCGCTCAACCGGTTCAAGGTGCTCGTCGTGGGCGCGATGTTCGTCATGCTCATCGCGGTCTTCACGATCCCTCTCGCACGGCAGTTCTTCGTCCTCGTCGACCCCGGCGAGGACCTCGCGATCGCGCTCACCGGGATCACGATCGTCATGATCGCCGCGATCGAGATCGTGCGGCTGCTGCATCGTCGTCTCGTCCTGTCGGCACCGGCCGGACCGGCGTCGAGCCCGACAGCGTACGCAGCGCCCGCGCCCCGCCCGTCGGCTCCGTCGGCTCCCCGGGTCGCAGCCGCGGTCATCACCACCGCGGTGGCCGTGCTGGCGTACGTCTTCGGCATCCTCGCGATCGGGTTCGGGATCCTGATCTTCCTCGGTCGCTACGATCCGGACGTGAGCACGTCGACGTTCTCCCTCACGGGTGCGGCCATCGCGCTCTTCGGGCTGCTCGTGCTCGCCGTCGCGGCCGGGGTGCGCCGTGGCAGCGGGCTGTCACGTCTGATGCTCACGATCTTCCTCGGGCTCGCGATCCTGCTCAGCGCGCTCGTCCTCGTCCTCGGTGACCGGTGGGCCTGGGGAGCGGCGATCACCGCGGCGGTCGCGGCCCTCATCATCGTGCTGCTGTGGACGCCGCCGGTCGCGCGCGGTTTCGGGCGCATCCTCGACAGCTCCATGGGCTCCCGGGGCTCGTCGGGTTCCTGA